Part of the Kryptolebias marmoratus isolate JLee-2015 linkage group LG20, ASM164957v2, whole genome shotgun sequence genome, GGCAGTCTTGTAAATATTGCAGAGAGGTTTTTTTGGCCTCGGTTTTTGGAGGCAGACTGCCACAACAGTCTTCAGAGTTCCTATAGCTCCTGCCAACTGCTCTGTCTGTACAAAGCAGACAAGTGGATATGGACagatatgtaaaaaatataaaataaaataaaataaagtgtgaaTCGCAATGTTACATCCATGGAGGAAAACAATccaatcaagaaaaaaaatcattgagcTGTAATCCTCATTGGAAGAAAACATCATATTTGGTTTGTGTATCACTCCTCTAGACATTGAATAATCTTTTACAAAGAGCctaaactgggaaaaaaaatagctcAGGGCAATTGAATTAAATAAAGTCCAAGCCTAGATCTAATTTGTCCACTGAAATTAGAGCTACGGGCTTTTTAAGCGGCGTGCAGAAGATGGAGATAGACAAAGGTCCCACTTACAGTGGCTTAATTCTGTCTCATTTAATTGAGTTCATTCcaagatacagaaaaaaaaacctcaaagcaGATACATACATTTAAGTTGGACAAAGGAGATGCAGCTCCATCACTGTCTTTGTTGAGTTCTGCTGATAGGTTTCCTTCCTTGCAGCTTGCATGTTAACATATTCCAGCAGTTctgaaatttgccaaaaaaaaggcAGACTTCATGTTCTCTATAGTGCTTTAAATTATAGGGCTTCAAGCAACAACTAGAACTTTATCAGAGCtccacacacaccccacccccTCTCCCTGCTGTACAGTGTCCCTCAGACCCACTCCTGCATGGAGCGCTTGCAGTAAAGTATGTGCCGTTGCgtgctcttcctcctgaactGGAAAACGGTGTAGAGGAGGACCATCATGCACAGTGCCAGGACGCAGGGGATGGCGATGGCCACGGCTTTCTCCGTGCCTCCTGCGCTGTCCGGTTTCATGACAACGTCCACGTCGCCGGTGTCATAGTGGCGCTCCTCTGCCACCGGGAGACTCCAGTCCCAGTCGGGGTCGGCGGGCAGGCAATCGCAGCCCATGAAGTCCCTCAGAATCGACCTGGGGTAGCCGGGCTCCACACGAAGCAGCAGGTTGTTGAACTTCCAGTACTCTTTGCCCTTGTAGAAGTAGGTAAAGCCTGTATGAGGGGCAGAGGATTAAGAGATACAgacattaataatattaatattattggattttagatttttatttaccaaTGTGATGTGATTAGAGggaaacaggaagcaaagaTCTCCAGATGTAATCAAACTGAGTATTTAATATTACTTTAGCACACACAACACATTAAACACTGTATCCTGCTGACAGTTGAACTACTAGCAGCACAGAGTAGTTAAATATAATGAAGCTTGCTATGATAActtaaaacattcatgttacATTTCACAAGATAgctcattttgttcttttcataACATCAACTAATATTACATCACTAACTTATACAAGCATATTGTCATGCTAGTGTGTTAAACTAGGTTGCATTGCAAAAAGTATTCTGATACAAGTAATATCCTCAACTAAAAATGTTGCTTAAGTAAAAGCAaccaaaatcagaaaaatacatttaaagttgAACAACTTGAAAGTACAAAGATGTTACCAACAACTGGTGAACTGGAAACTTcctaaataaatctttatttgtatAAAGTCACAcatcaatttaaataaaaaggagggaggttaaaattctttattttgagCATTTTACATATGATCACTTCCTGATCGTTACCTcctgccaccaaaggcaaaaagacaatcatgttttttattagtctgcactgttagcaaaatatttcacgaaccaCTGGTTCATGTAAAACTCTCCCTGATCGTACATCTACAATTACATAACTTTTTGGCATCAACGTGACTCCGGATGGCTGCTACAGttaagtgaccttagcaaacacaaaacattaactCTGTCAATTTAGCAGAAACTTGTCTAATACGTAGtgtagtggtagctgagagttatcctcaacaccTCCTCAGAGCGCTAACACATCTGTCAAGATCTAACAATGTCATATGAGATCGTGCATAACAccatttacaaagttttacaAAGCTGCAGGTATTTCAGTTGCAGATCTGATGGATAGAATCACAGATTTTCATTGTACTTAAGTAAATTTACTGATCCACATCTGAATATTATCAAAGAATTAAGTGAGCGTACCATTGGCCTTATCCACAAACGCCCCCTGTGGTGAGTCAGGGATGCCCTTCCAGACTGTGATGGATTTAGGGTAACCTGGGTCCATCGTCCTCATGTCCTCGTTATACCTCCAGTATCtacacaagcaaaaaaagagTTGATACAGAGGGTCTGAACAAATCCCTTACAAGCATTTTAGAACAGGTTTTCTTCTCATTAATCAAAATACAGTCAATTCAAACTAAATCTCAAAAtacatttagccttttgctgtCCCTATTCCCTGAAAAGCACAGTAAgcagaatatttatttaaaaaaaaaaaaaaatctaatgtcAACGTAACCCCTCCTAATTAAgtctgtggtgtttttgtttttctttgcagagaCAATATAGTATTTTGCATTTTGGGATGCGTTTAAATGGCCATTCTTCCCTCAGTGAGCAGCCAATGACAGCGCACAGATGTGAGGACTATGAAAATGTTCAGCTAAgtcttctgtctctgctgtctgtttgcctagctgcaaaaaaaaataataaaaaaaatcattcagcagCGCAGAGACTTCTAAGTACAATCTGGAAAAGCTGGACGTttgtggtgaggtgtgctgcaAGGTGGACATGTGGACTTAATCTTTAGAGTCATGGCAAATATGTTTTATCTAACAGTGAGTGGGCTAACAGGGATTTCACAcccaaaactgacatttttttcttttaagttatGTTATGGGAACTAATGTTTTGAAACATGAAATAGACAGTTTTTGATGACTTATTCTAATTAAATTCAACAAACAACAGATTTCTTTCACATAGCTGGCCGCTGTGATCGATCAGTCATCCATGTTTGCCTGCTATGCAGATTAGTTTTGGAACAAGCTGCAATTGATGCGCGCCTAGACAGATAGGACATTCTGTGGTTAAAGATGACAAAGCATTTCGTCATCTCCCACCACAGGGTCCGATGACCTCTCAGGATATGATTTATCACAACAGCTGAACATGTGAGTCAGAATGGCATATTTTCATACTGTACGGCCGCTGTGACGCACGTAGATAAACAACAGATCTTCTGATTGACTTGTTTTGAACCGACTCCGTAATTAATTTCCACTTTAAACCGACTAAACACAACCTGGTGATGGTCTAAAATCTTTTAGAAAAGAACAGTAATacgttgtcattttttttaaatttagatattCACAATATATGTCtgtattataaatattaaaaacacttaCAAGACCTTTGCATATGGTTACAAAAAGATGCCGAACTGCATAGATGTAAAAGATTACATGACTGTTGATTTGCAGGaatgttaaatttgattttaataaagaagGTATTAAAACTTTACCATGCAGACattagaacatttttaaagaagagcTGAAAATACATTTGGCTTCATTATAGATCATAACtcatcaaaaataaatccagatgAAGTAGAGAACCACTCTATGGCATGAAGAATTTAAAGGGaaattttgatttattgaaATCATATAGACAACATATGATGCCTTCAGGCTCTGTCTTCTTCATATAAAGCATCgcttatttcagcaaaatattaCCAAATACCATgaacagattagaaaaaaaacaaattgtaaagCAAAACATGTAACAAAGAAGCCTCTGAGCTAACAATAAGCTAAAATCTTGCATCAAATCAGGGAAACAATCTTCCAAATTAATACAGATGGTGTTCTCAGTTCTATAGTGTATTGtcctaacttaaaaaaaaaaaacatttcaaagttaaGATGTCAATGAAATacatgaaaatgtatttttaggcAGCTGCTTTGGAACAGCATTTCAGCTATaactctaaatgttttttttattttatttatttttttacctcagTTTTAGTTCTGCCCAAATACTTGACTTCATCACAAACAATCCTCACAAACCTGTCTCCTTTGAAGAAGTAGGTCTTGGAGACATCTTCCCACCAGACAGCTGTCTCGATACTCTCTGTTTGCATGCCGCTCCCGAACAGAGAGATGTCCTGAGGGTACGAAGGCTGCAGAGTGGTGTCCTTGAACACCCAGAAACGGTTTcctaaaataggaaaaaatcAGAAAGTTTAAATGCACTGAGACAATAATTCTATCATAAATATGACCTGAAAAGTCacactaaagaaaagaaaaccccacTATACATGCCCTCTGTCTGGGTTTTTGACAGTCagcctggatttttttttctccatgtgATTTCAAAGACCAGATGTTTCATAATCTTGTTTAAAGATTATCTGCATGGCACAAAATCTTTGCCCGATGATGCTCAGAGGGCAACTCTGCTGCATCTTCTTGTTCTGAGTTTCACTGAAGCTGCGGCtgcatttaattcattttgatCAGAAGTTCCTCAGATGGAGCTTGGAAAGCTGCTGTGGTTGGCGGCCAGACGCTCACGTGCACACACCCATGAATACACACATGCTTTAGTCCCCCTGAGTGAATGAATAAATCAAGAGGCTCTCTGATTCCACTGGGTGACAGATGTCATGTTAATCTGTCTGATGAATGGATGGCTCTCTGGGACCCACACCCGTTCTCCTACCACACAGAATTCAGTTCAGCCTCAACCCGTCTGTTGTTTTCCAACCAAATACTGGATGTTAAACTTTTACCTGCATTGTTgactgttttaaatattgtgtttttggaCGCAGTGGTtctaaaatgtaactaaaaatAGTGAGACACGGAGAAATGTGCATCAAGTCCTTCCTGTAAGTGTGTATGTCTCttggtaaacaaacaaagaatttaCTCATAAAAGGATTGCTCAACTGTTTGACATTAATAACTCAAGAACAAATGACTTAATGAAACTAGGagtccttaaaggaatacaaAGATTTAACCAAACTGTTCTGTCAGCACTTGGATTATACGATGAGGATGGCTTGCAGCAACTGCCATGgcaaactttagctcagcatttttaaaactgactgaattatatcagtgttttgtatttgataaggtggtggccatcttaaattggcccagatgttaatcagttgtagacgtgcatccgatgattactttcttggagttttattaaaatctgtccaacagttcatgagatattttgcttaatgctaaagttttaggcaaaagtcttgagccatCTGTTAGCGTTTGATGTAAGTgttggggattactctcagctactaccacaccaaatttcagctcaatatttgtaaaattgactgagttgcagccatctttgtgttgacTGAGGTCGATCAGCAGTGAGAGCCACAATCAATCAGGAAGCCTCTAAATACAGTaggaatcagttgtagatgtacaacaaAGGATTTTACTAAAATCCATTTAATGGTTTacgggatattttgctaatagacaccCAGTAATCcagacaattacatgattgcccaccttttatgtcagcaggtgataatgatTAGAAAATAACCCAACCACAAACTGAAATGTGGCTGCTTTTATTacctttaaaaaagacaaactttccTTCACTGTTTTCGTACACAGCGTCAATTTTAGAAGGCAGGCCTTTCCAGAAGTAGTTTATCTGCATGGGATAACCTGGAACCACCGAGTTGTCCCGGACCCTCCAGAACCACTGGTCCTAAAATGATGAACAGAACCATCATTCGTCACTTGGTAAACTGCTCTGAGGCCAGCAGGAAAGATTTCTCGGATTGCTTTTTGAACTTTACCTTGAAGACAAACAGCTCCTGCCGGAGAATGGCCAGAGTGTTGAAGCCTCCATCACAGATGTTAGGTTTGGCATTGGGGTTAGACGGTTTGGCCCCCTGTGGAGGGCGATGGGGTCTGGCATGGCGATCCTGTTTCTGGGGGTCTGAGGGAGGGTGGAAGCGAGGAGGCGGAACCGTGGGAGGGGGTCTTGTGGGCTGCGGAGCTTTATCTGGTGGTCCTGAAAATAGAAAAGCACAGTGTTTCATCCTGTTCCTTCTCGACTGTGCTTTACTGCTGtgtttctgaaagattcagTTATTTCTGAAACTGTCCCCACTgagatagttttttttccccaatgtGCCCTTTAAATTGGCACCGATTATTTTACCTCTTTGGCGTCTGTTGGTTGACTCATGTTGTTTTGAAAAACTCAGATTGGCTGACCTCTTTAACAGCTGACAAATGCTGCTTACTGGCATTCAACCCAGTATGACTGATGGATGTGGTGACTAAGTTTCTAATCTGTGCTATTCAGTGTTTTGCGATGTTGAGCATCATCGATAAAGTGTTGGAACAAGGCAAAGTGCTCCTTCTTATTTTGtctcatcatttaaaaaaaaaaaaagaaagtcaccATAGATTTTCTGGATGCCCTGCAGATCATCATGAGGTAGTTTGAAGTTCTCTGTGTCCATGTACTGGTAGAAAGGAGCCATGATGGCAGTCGGGTCGCTGGAGTGCTCCAGACCGAGGGCATGGCCCAGCTCATGGACTGCGACCAAGAACAGGTCGTTGCCTgcagggggaaaaagaaaaataatgtgagaatgcaaatattttttatctGGTATACAGAATTTGTACTGGAAGTGAAGATGGACAGAAGTGACTGTATGTAGTTAATTAATACCATAACATTCACAAATTTAGAATGAACAAAAAGTACAGAAGACACACAATATTAAAGACCTAGAATTCCTTAAAacaatgcatatcacccatcaccGTTCATGTCAGAGTTATAAAGGGCTTGTAACATCATTTGAAGGACCGCCTGAGCATGTGTCTATGGAGTTGTAGTTGATTTACAGTAATCGGGTTATtttgaagacaataaaagacGTTCTAACAGGAACATGCTGAATCTGTGTGTAGCTGCTTATTGCAGCAAAATGGTGCAGGATGGAGGAGTAAGTATCTGAACTTTCCCCAAGAATCCAGTTCAGTTCCCCCTCACTGATGAATGCCATCCGAAGTCATCTTAagctgagaagggatggagttttggtcaaaccttgtaaatgacattcagcatgatttcatgcaatattgtgcaAATTCGCAAGAtgtattagtgctcagagtcctgtgttgtgaatggcttgaatgactctcagctactaccataccaccATACCAGATTTTAGTtgagtatttgtaaaactgactgagttatagccattgttgtgttggcaaatatcgattagctgtggtggtcatcttgtaGATGTTCATacaattactttctgggagtttcattaaaatctgtccactgtttcatgagatattttactaacaggcagACATGAGTTGTCTCCAAATACCGTAGTAAATGGCAAAATTTTTGAACATCTTAGTGCTCAGAATGTCAGTCTTAGCTACAACTACGACAAACTCTAGgccattatctgtaaaattgaatgagttatagccattttttgtgtttttaaggttattttttttcttcataaaagaAGATTAAGCCACATGTGACCAAAAGCTCAAATAAATCATAGGGACACACTCACGTTTCTGCCTTGGGCATATATGTAACACATCTGAGCACAGAGAAATGTTGGCCAAGCACAGGCAATCCTTGAATGTCTAGTTTATatcacactgaaacacacactcgcataaaaaaataaaaatgtcacagcCAGTGTGTATGGTCAGCTCTGAGTGTCAACCTGATTTAGAATGAAATCTAATATTTATGTACAGATTGTGACTGAAACTGTCCTCGAGAGCTTGTTGCCCTTTACAATATGATATCCACTCTTGCCAGCAGCATTGCATATTACTACCACTGACCCTCAGCCAGTATCCGAAAGGTTACACTACCCCCTCTTATCTAACCCAACCAGCCTCTTCCACCTTGGCCCCGTGAGGACTCCCCGGAGACAGACTGCAGCTACCATTAGCGCACATGTCAACATGCAACATTTACATACACACTGCTGTAAAAGCCCATTAAAGATCGCACAGCTTCCTAGATGCACATGCTGAGACAGGAGCTTTTCAAAATCAGCCTCAGCACTTCTAATGGATAACCATGGGACGCTGCACAGAGGTGAACATGAACCTGACTTTGGAGTCTAAGACTATTACCATTAGAGAAGAatagagaaacagagagaaaggaGCGGTTTCCGAGAACAAACACAATGTGAGCTCAAAGCCTCCTCTTTCACTAATGGAAAGGAGAGATTGTAAGAGCTAGTGGATAATGGCGAAGTCAcctggtggtgctttcacaagCCCGGTACCCTGTAGGTAGAGAAATTAAAGTGTGTTTGCATCAGAAAGGCATCTTATTGTTTCACGTTGAGCTGCTCCTCCAGATCAACTTCATCAAATTCAACTAAAGAagcagcattttctgcaaagatGCAGCGCAAAT contains:
- the mmp16b gene encoding matrix metalloproteinase-16 isoform X1 translates to MTLVSASKRKAPDYLYAAAFCLHLLLWISVSGEEHHQFSVEEWLQKYGYLHHTEPGMSVLRSAKTMHSAIAAMQRIYGLNVTGTLDKTTKDWMERPRCGVPDKLKSVTRSRRRRFALTGQKWQRTHITYSIKNITPKVGSRETHDAIRRAFDVWQGVTPLRFEAVPFSALETGRRDVDITIIFASGFHGDSSPFDGEGGFLAHAYFPGPGIGGDTHFDSDEPWTLGNPNHDGNDLFLVAVHELGHALGLEHSSDPTAIMAPFYQYMDTENFKLPHDDLQGIQKIYGPPDKAPQPTRPPPTVPPPRFHPPSDPQKQDRHARPHRPPQGAKPSNPNAKPNICDGGFNTLAILRQELFVFKDQWFWRVRDNSVVPGYPMQINYFWKGLPSKIDAVYENSEGKFVFFKGNRFWVFKDTTLQPSYPQDISLFGSGMQTESIETAVWWEDVSKTYFFKGDRYWRYNEDMRTMDPGYPKSITVWKGIPDSPQGAFVDKANGFTYFYKGKEYWKFNNLLLRVEPGYPRSILRDFMGCDCLPADPDWDWSLPVAEERHYDTGDVDVVMKPDSAGGTEKAVAIAIPCVLALCMMVLLYTVFQFRRKSTQRHILYCKRSMQEWV
- the mmp16b gene encoding matrix metalloproteinase-16 isoform X3 — its product is MVSWMEPESWFLSETLPPRGLCRSKQEWLQKYGYLHHTEPGMSVLRSAKTMHSAIAAMQRIYGLNVTGTLDKTTKDWMERPRCGVPDKLKSVTRSRRRRFALTGQKWQRTHITYSIKNITPKVGSRETHDAIRRAFDVWQGVTPLRFEAVPFSALETGRRDVDITIIFASGFHGDSSPFDGEGGFLAHAYFPGPGIGGDTHFDSDEPWTLGNPNHDGNDLFLVAVHELGHALGLEHSSDPTAIMAPFYQYMDTENFKLPHDDLQGIQKIYGPPDKAPQPTRPPPTVPPPRFHPPSDPQKQDRHARPHRPPQGAKPSNPNAKPNICDGGFNTLAILRQELFVFKDQWFWRVRDNSVVPGYPMQINYFWKGLPSKIDAVYENSEGKFVFFKGNRFWVFKDTTLQPSYPQDISLFGSGMQTESIETAVWWEDVSKTYFFKGDRYWRYNEDMRTMDPGYPKSITVWKGIPDSPQGAFVDKANGFTYFYKGKEYWKFNNLLLRVEPGYPRSILRDFMGCDCLPADPDWDWSLPVAEERHYDTGDVDVVMKPDSAGGTEKAVAIAIPCVLALCMMVLLYTVFQFRRKSTQRHILYCKRSMQEWV
- the mmp16b gene encoding matrix metalloproteinase-16 isoform X2, coding for MVSWMEPESWFLSETLPPRGLCRSKQVVDHFYKKEWLQKYGYLHHTEPGMSVLRSAKTMHSAIAAMQRIYGLNVTGTLDKTTKDWMERPRCGVPDKLKSVTRSRRRRFALTGQKWQRTHITYSIKNITPKVGSRETHDAIRRAFDVWQGVTPLRFEAVPFSALETGRRDVDITIIFASGFHGDSSPFDGEGGFLAHAYFPGPGIGGDTHFDSDEPWTLGNPNHDGNDLFLVAVHELGHALGLEHSSDPTAIMAPFYQYMDTENFKLPHDDLQGIQKIYGPPDKAPQPTRPPPTVPPPRFHPPSDPQKQDRHARPHRPPQGAKPSNPNAKPNICDGGFNTLAILRQELFVFKDQWFWRVRDNSVVPGYPMQINYFWKGLPSKIDAVYENSEGKFVFFKGNRFWVFKDTTLQPSYPQDISLFGSGMQTESIETAVWWEDVSKTYFFKGDRYWRYNEDMRTMDPGYPKSITVWKGIPDSPQGAFVDKANGFTYFYKGKEYWKFNNLLLRVEPGYPRSILRDFMGCDCLPADPDWDWSLPVAEERHYDTGDVDVVMKPDSAGGTEKAVAIAIPCVLALCMMVLLYTVFQFRRKSTQRHILYCKRSMQEWV